The Sebastes fasciatus isolate fSebFas1 chromosome 4, fSebFas1.pri, whole genome shotgun sequence genome window below encodes:
- the LOC141766005 gene encoding CUGBP Elav-like family member 2 isoform X3, with product MSFRSLKEFGVSAERLGSICKRWMARVQSNGNGSKMNGSLEQLDQPDPDSIKMFVGQIPRAWSETELKELFEPFGAVHQINILRDRTQNPPQSKGCCFVTFYTRKAALEAQNALHNIKTLSGMHHPIQMKPADSEKTSAVEDRKLFIGMVSKKYGENEIRMMFSSFGQIEECRILRGPDGQSRGCAFVTFATRAMAQNAIKTMHHSQTMEGCSSPLVAKFADTQRDKEQRRLQQQLVQQIQQLNSASTWGNLAGLGTLTPQYLALLQQATSTSNQGTFNSMQRLGAGVNPLQLQNLATLAAAAAAQSSGSPTAASALSNSAALGALGSPVGSASSASAAMNTLASLGTLQGLTGSSMGLNLSALTNSVSGLGAMNGGLGASMANGSAASSMDALTQAYSGMQQYTASALPSLYGQSLLQQSIAGGQKEVGPEGANLFIYHLPQEFGDQDLLQMFMPFGNVVSAKVFIDKQTNLSKCFGFVSYDNPVSAQAAIQAMNGFQIGMKRLKVQLKRSKNDSKPY from the exons ATGTCGTTTAGGTCCCTCAAGGAGTTTGGTGTTTCTGCAGAACGGCTGGGCTCAATTTGTAAGAGATGGATGGCTCGCGTCCAAAG caACGGCAACGGCAGCAAGATGAACGGGTCGCTGGAGCAGTTGGACCAGCCGGATCCAGACTCCATCAAGATGTTTGTGGGCCAGATCCCGCGGGCTTGGTCAGAAACAGAACTAAAAGAGCTTTTTGAGCCCTTCGGAGCTGTGCACCAGATCAACATCCTCCGTGATCGCACCCAGAATCCCCCTCAGAGCAAAG gatgctgttttgtaactttttataCAAGAAAAGCTGCACTGGAGGCCCAGAATGCACTGCACAACATAAAGACTTTAAGTGGG ATGCATCATCCTATCCAGATGAAACCCGCTGACAGTGAGAAAACAAGTG CGGTAGAAGACAGAAAACTCTTCATTGGAATGGTTTCAAAGAAATACGGCGAGAACGAGATCAGAATGATGTTCTCGTCTTTCGGACAGATCGAAGAGTGCCGAATTCTCCGGGGACCAGATGGTCAGAGCAGAG GCTGTGCGTTTGTCACATTTGCTACCAGGGCAATGGCACAGAATGCAATCAAAACCATGCATCACTCTCAGACTATGGAG GGCTGTTCCTCACCTCTGGTGGCGAAGTTTgccgacacacagagagataagGAGCAGCGgcgcctgcagcagcagctagtACAACAGATCCAGCAGCTCAACAGCGCCTCCACCTGGGGAAACCTGGCCGGCCTGGGGACCCTCACACCGCAGTACCTGGCA TTGCTGCAGCAGGCCACATCTACCAGTAACCAAGGCACTTTCAACAGTATGCAGAGGCTAGGAG CGGGAGTGAACCCCCTCCAGCTGCAGAACTTGGCCACATTAGCTGCTGCGGCTGCAGCCCAGAGTTCTGGCAGCCCGACCGCCGCCAGCGCCCTGTCAAACAGTGCAGCCCTAGGAGCCCTTGGCAGTCCTG TTGGTTCAGCGTCCAGTGCGAGTGCTGCCATGAACACCTTGGCATCTCTGGGCACCCTGCAGGGTCTCACTGGGTCCTCTATGGGCCTCAACCTCAGCGCTCTCACCAACAGCGTCAGTG GTCTGGGGGCCATGAATGGAGGCCTGGGAGCCTCCATGGCCAATGGGTCAGCAGCCAGCTCAATGGACGCTCTGACCCAGGCCTACTCAGGGATGCAGCAGTACACCGCCTCCGCCCTGCCCTCCCTCTACGGCCAGTCTCTCCTGCAGCAGAGCATCGCTGGCGGACAGAAGGAAG TAGGGCCAGAGGGCGCCAACCTGTTCATCTACCACCTTCCCCAGGAATTCGGGGATCAGGATCTTCTGCAGATGTTTATGCCTTTTGGAAATGTGGTCTCTGCCAAAGTCTTCATCGACAAACAGACCAATCTGAGCAAGTGCTTTG GGTTCGTCAGCTATGACAATCCCGTGTCTGCGCAAGCTGCCATCCAGGCCATGAATGGTTTCCAGATCGGCATGAAGAGGCTGAAGGTTCAGCTGAAGCGCTCCAAGAACGACAGCAAACCCTACTGA
- the LOC141766005 gene encoding CUGBP Elav-like family member 2 isoform X9 → MTSAYNLDFQALTESRLLASGDTINGNGSKMNGSLEQLDQPDPDSIKMFVGQIPRAWSETELKELFEPFGAVHQINILRDRTQNPPQSKGCCFVTFYTRKAALEAQNALHNIKTLSGMHHPIQMKPADSEKTSAVEDRKLFIGMVSKKYGENEIRMMFSSFGQIEECRILRGPDGQSRGCAFVTFATRAMAQNAIKTMHHSQTMEGCSSPLVAKFADTQRDKEQRRLQQQLVQQIQQLNSASTWGNLAGLGTLTPQYLALLQQATSTSNQGTFNSMQRLGVGSASSASAAMNTLASLGTLQGLTGSSMGLNLSALTNSVSGLGAMNGGLGASMANGSAASSMDALTQAYSGMQQYTASALPSLYGQSLLQQSIAGGQKEGPEGANLFIYHLPQEFGDQDLLQMFMPFGNVVSAKVFIDKQTNLSKCFGFVSYDNPVSAQAAIQAMNGFQIGMKRLKVQLKRSKNDSKPY, encoded by the exons caACGGCAACGGCAGCAAGATGAACGGGTCGCTGGAGCAGTTGGACCAGCCGGATCCAGACTCCATCAAGATGTTTGTGGGCCAGATCCCGCGGGCTTGGTCAGAAACAGAACTAAAAGAGCTTTTTGAGCCCTTCGGAGCTGTGCACCAGATCAACATCCTCCGTGATCGCACCCAGAATCCCCCTCAGAGCAAAG gatgctgttttgtaactttttataCAAGAAAAGCTGCACTGGAGGCCCAGAATGCACTGCACAACATAAAGACTTTAAGTGGG ATGCATCATCCTATCCAGATGAAACCCGCTGACAGTGAGAAAACAAGTG CGGTAGAAGACAGAAAACTCTTCATTGGAATGGTTTCAAAGAAATACGGCGAGAACGAGATCAGAATGATGTTCTCGTCTTTCGGACAGATCGAAGAGTGCCGAATTCTCCGGGGACCAGATGGTCAGAGCAGAG GCTGTGCGTTTGTCACATTTGCTACCAGGGCAATGGCACAGAATGCAATCAAAACCATGCATCACTCTCAGACTATGGAG GGCTGTTCCTCACCTCTGGTGGCGAAGTTTgccgacacacagagagataagGAGCAGCGgcgcctgcagcagcagctagtACAACAGATCCAGCAGCTCAACAGCGCCTCCACCTGGGGAAACCTGGCCGGCCTGGGGACCCTCACACCGCAGTACCTGGCA TTGCTGCAGCAGGCCACATCTACCAGTAACCAAGGCACTTTCAACAGTATGCAGAGGCTAGGAG TTGGTTCAGCGTCCAGTGCGAGTGCTGCCATGAACACCTTGGCATCTCTGGGCACCCTGCAGGGTCTCACTGGGTCCTCTATGGGCCTCAACCTCAGCGCTCTCACCAACAGCGTCAGTG GTCTGGGGGCCATGAATGGAGGCCTGGGAGCCTCCATGGCCAATGGGTCAGCAGCCAGCTCAATGGACGCTCTGACCCAGGCCTACTCAGGGATGCAGCAGTACACCGCCTCCGCCCTGCCCTCCCTCTACGGCCAGTCTCTCCTGCAGCAGAGCATCGCTGGCGGACAGAAGGAAG GGCCAGAGGGCGCCAACCTGTTCATCTACCACCTTCCCCAGGAATTCGGGGATCAGGATCTTCTGCAGATGTTTATGCCTTTTGGAAATGTGGTCTCTGCCAAAGTCTTCATCGACAAACAGACCAATCTGAGCAAGTGCTTTG GGTTCGTCAGCTATGACAATCCCGTGTCTGCGCAAGCTGCCATCCAGGCCATGAATGGTTTCCAGATCGGCATGAAGAGGCTGAAGGTTCAGCTGAAGCGCTCCAAGAACGACAGCAAACCCTACTGA
- the LOC141766005 gene encoding CUGBP Elav-like family member 2 isoform X4, giving the protein MTSAYNLDFQALTESRLLASGDTINGNGSKMNGSLEQLDQPDPDSIKMFVGQIPRAWSETELKELFEPFGAVHQINILRDRTQNPPQSKGCCFVTFYTRKAALEAQNALHNIKTLSGMHHPIQMKPADSEKTSAVEDRKLFIGMVSKKYGENEIRMMFSSFGQIEECRILRGPDGQSRGCAFVTFATRAMAQNAIKTMHHSQTMEGCSSPLVAKFADTQRDKEQRRLQQQLVQQIQQLNSASTWGNLAGLGTLTPQYLALLQQATSTSNQGTFNSMQRLGAGVNPLQLQNLATLAAAAAAQSSGSPTAASALSNSAALGALGSPVGSASSASAAMNTLASLGTLQGLTGSSMGLNLSALTNSVSGLGAMNGGLGASMANGSAASSMDALTQAYSGMQQYTASALPSLYGQSLLQQSIAGGQKEVGPEGANLFIYHLPQEFGDQDLLQMFMPFGNVVSAKVFIDKQTNLSKCFGFVSYDNPVSAQAAIQAMNGFQIGMKRLKVQLKRSKNDSKPY; this is encoded by the exons caACGGCAACGGCAGCAAGATGAACGGGTCGCTGGAGCAGTTGGACCAGCCGGATCCAGACTCCATCAAGATGTTTGTGGGCCAGATCCCGCGGGCTTGGTCAGAAACAGAACTAAAAGAGCTTTTTGAGCCCTTCGGAGCTGTGCACCAGATCAACATCCTCCGTGATCGCACCCAGAATCCCCCTCAGAGCAAAG gatgctgttttgtaactttttataCAAGAAAAGCTGCACTGGAGGCCCAGAATGCACTGCACAACATAAAGACTTTAAGTGGG ATGCATCATCCTATCCAGATGAAACCCGCTGACAGTGAGAAAACAAGTG CGGTAGAAGACAGAAAACTCTTCATTGGAATGGTTTCAAAGAAATACGGCGAGAACGAGATCAGAATGATGTTCTCGTCTTTCGGACAGATCGAAGAGTGCCGAATTCTCCGGGGACCAGATGGTCAGAGCAGAG GCTGTGCGTTTGTCACATTTGCTACCAGGGCAATGGCACAGAATGCAATCAAAACCATGCATCACTCTCAGACTATGGAG GGCTGTTCCTCACCTCTGGTGGCGAAGTTTgccgacacacagagagataagGAGCAGCGgcgcctgcagcagcagctagtACAACAGATCCAGCAGCTCAACAGCGCCTCCACCTGGGGAAACCTGGCCGGCCTGGGGACCCTCACACCGCAGTACCTGGCA TTGCTGCAGCAGGCCACATCTACCAGTAACCAAGGCACTTTCAACAGTATGCAGAGGCTAGGAG CGGGAGTGAACCCCCTCCAGCTGCAGAACTTGGCCACATTAGCTGCTGCGGCTGCAGCCCAGAGTTCTGGCAGCCCGACCGCCGCCAGCGCCCTGTCAAACAGTGCAGCCCTAGGAGCCCTTGGCAGTCCTG TTGGTTCAGCGTCCAGTGCGAGTGCTGCCATGAACACCTTGGCATCTCTGGGCACCCTGCAGGGTCTCACTGGGTCCTCTATGGGCCTCAACCTCAGCGCTCTCACCAACAGCGTCAGTG GTCTGGGGGCCATGAATGGAGGCCTGGGAGCCTCCATGGCCAATGGGTCAGCAGCCAGCTCAATGGACGCTCTGACCCAGGCCTACTCAGGGATGCAGCAGTACACCGCCTCCGCCCTGCCCTCCCTCTACGGCCAGTCTCTCCTGCAGCAGAGCATCGCTGGCGGACAGAAGGAAG TAGGGCCAGAGGGCGCCAACCTGTTCATCTACCACCTTCCCCAGGAATTCGGGGATCAGGATCTTCTGCAGATGTTTATGCCTTTTGGAAATGTGGTCTCTGCCAAAGTCTTCATCGACAAACAGACCAATCTGAGCAAGTGCTTTG GGTTCGTCAGCTATGACAATCCCGTGTCTGCGCAAGCTGCCATCCAGGCCATGAATGGTTTCCAGATCGGCATGAAGAGGCTGAAGGTTCAGCTGAAGCGCTCCAAGAACGACAGCAAACCCTACTGA
- the LOC141766005 gene encoding CUGBP Elav-like family member 2 isoform X1 — protein MLEHSSELALVQSLYANSMRCPPSAAGISVRNEDLPMSNGNGSKMNGSLEQLDQPDPDSIKMFVGQIPRAWSETELKELFEPFGAVHQINILRDRTQNPPQSKGCCFVTFYTRKAALEAQNALHNIKTLSGMHHPIQMKPADSEKTSAVEDRKLFIGMVSKKYGENEIRMMFSSFGQIEECRILRGPDGQSRGCAFVTFATRAMAQNAIKTMHHSQTMEGCSSPLVAKFADTQRDKEQRRLQQQLVQQIQQLNSASTWGNLAGLGTLTPQYLALLQQATSTSNQGTFNSMQRLGAGVNPLQLQNLATLAAAAAAQSSGSPTAASALSNSAALGALGSPVGSASSASAAMNTLASLGTLQGLTGSSMGLNLSALTNSVSGLGAMNGGLGASMANGSAASSMDALTQAYSGMQQYTASALPSLYGQSLLQQSIAGGQKEVGPEGANLFIYHLPQEFGDQDLLQMFMPFGNVVSAKVFIDKQTNLSKCFGFVSYDNPVSAQAAIQAMNGFQIGMKRLKVQLKRSKNDSKPY, from the exons caACGGCAACGGCAGCAAGATGAACGGGTCGCTGGAGCAGTTGGACCAGCCGGATCCAGACTCCATCAAGATGTTTGTGGGCCAGATCCCGCGGGCTTGGTCAGAAACAGAACTAAAAGAGCTTTTTGAGCCCTTCGGAGCTGTGCACCAGATCAACATCCTCCGTGATCGCACCCAGAATCCCCCTCAGAGCAAAG gatgctgttttgtaactttttataCAAGAAAAGCTGCACTGGAGGCCCAGAATGCACTGCACAACATAAAGACTTTAAGTGGG ATGCATCATCCTATCCAGATGAAACCCGCTGACAGTGAGAAAACAAGTG CGGTAGAAGACAGAAAACTCTTCATTGGAATGGTTTCAAAGAAATACGGCGAGAACGAGATCAGAATGATGTTCTCGTCTTTCGGACAGATCGAAGAGTGCCGAATTCTCCGGGGACCAGATGGTCAGAGCAGAG GCTGTGCGTTTGTCACATTTGCTACCAGGGCAATGGCACAGAATGCAATCAAAACCATGCATCACTCTCAGACTATGGAG GGCTGTTCCTCACCTCTGGTGGCGAAGTTTgccgacacacagagagataagGAGCAGCGgcgcctgcagcagcagctagtACAACAGATCCAGCAGCTCAACAGCGCCTCCACCTGGGGAAACCTGGCCGGCCTGGGGACCCTCACACCGCAGTACCTGGCA TTGCTGCAGCAGGCCACATCTACCAGTAACCAAGGCACTTTCAACAGTATGCAGAGGCTAGGAG CGGGAGTGAACCCCCTCCAGCTGCAGAACTTGGCCACATTAGCTGCTGCGGCTGCAGCCCAGAGTTCTGGCAGCCCGACCGCCGCCAGCGCCCTGTCAAACAGTGCAGCCCTAGGAGCCCTTGGCAGTCCTG TTGGTTCAGCGTCCAGTGCGAGTGCTGCCATGAACACCTTGGCATCTCTGGGCACCCTGCAGGGTCTCACTGGGTCCTCTATGGGCCTCAACCTCAGCGCTCTCACCAACAGCGTCAGTG GTCTGGGGGCCATGAATGGAGGCCTGGGAGCCTCCATGGCCAATGGGTCAGCAGCCAGCTCAATGGACGCTCTGACCCAGGCCTACTCAGGGATGCAGCAGTACACCGCCTCCGCCCTGCCCTCCCTCTACGGCCAGTCTCTCCTGCAGCAGAGCATCGCTGGCGGACAGAAGGAAG TAGGGCCAGAGGGCGCCAACCTGTTCATCTACCACCTTCCCCAGGAATTCGGGGATCAGGATCTTCTGCAGATGTTTATGCCTTTTGGAAATGTGGTCTCTGCCAAAGTCTTCATCGACAAACAGACCAATCTGAGCAAGTGCTTTG GGTTCGTCAGCTATGACAATCCCGTGTCTGCGCAAGCTGCCATCCAGGCCATGAATGGTTTCCAGATCGGCATGAAGAGGCTGAAGGTTCAGCTGAAGCGCTCCAAGAACGACAGCAAACCCTACTGA
- the LOC141766005 gene encoding CUGBP Elav-like family member 2 isoform X6, producing the protein MLEHSSELALVQSLYANSMRCPPSAAGISVRNEDLPMSNGNGSKMNGSLEQLDQPDPDSIKMFVGQIPRAWSETELKELFEPFGAVHQINILRDRTQNPPQSKGCCFVTFYTRKAALEAQNALHNIKTLSGMHHPIQMKPADSEKTSAVEDRKLFIGMVSKKYGENEIRMMFSSFGQIEECRILRGPDGQSRGCAFVTFATRAMAQNAIKTMHHSQTMEGCSSPLVAKFADTQRDKEQRRLQQQLVQQIQQLNSASTWGNLAGLGTLTPQYLALLQQATSTSNQGTFNSMQRLGVGSASSASAAMNTLASLGTLQGLTGSSMGLNLSALTNSVSGLGAMNGGLGASMANGSAASSMDALTQAYSGMQQYTASALPSLYGQSLLQQSIAGGQKEVGPEGANLFIYHLPQEFGDQDLLQMFMPFGNVVSAKVFIDKQTNLSKCFGFVSYDNPVSAQAAIQAMNGFQIGMKRLKVQLKRSKNDSKPY; encoded by the exons caACGGCAACGGCAGCAAGATGAACGGGTCGCTGGAGCAGTTGGACCAGCCGGATCCAGACTCCATCAAGATGTTTGTGGGCCAGATCCCGCGGGCTTGGTCAGAAACAGAACTAAAAGAGCTTTTTGAGCCCTTCGGAGCTGTGCACCAGATCAACATCCTCCGTGATCGCACCCAGAATCCCCCTCAGAGCAAAG gatgctgttttgtaactttttataCAAGAAAAGCTGCACTGGAGGCCCAGAATGCACTGCACAACATAAAGACTTTAAGTGGG ATGCATCATCCTATCCAGATGAAACCCGCTGACAGTGAGAAAACAAGTG CGGTAGAAGACAGAAAACTCTTCATTGGAATGGTTTCAAAGAAATACGGCGAGAACGAGATCAGAATGATGTTCTCGTCTTTCGGACAGATCGAAGAGTGCCGAATTCTCCGGGGACCAGATGGTCAGAGCAGAG GCTGTGCGTTTGTCACATTTGCTACCAGGGCAATGGCACAGAATGCAATCAAAACCATGCATCACTCTCAGACTATGGAG GGCTGTTCCTCACCTCTGGTGGCGAAGTTTgccgacacacagagagataagGAGCAGCGgcgcctgcagcagcagctagtACAACAGATCCAGCAGCTCAACAGCGCCTCCACCTGGGGAAACCTGGCCGGCCTGGGGACCCTCACACCGCAGTACCTGGCA TTGCTGCAGCAGGCCACATCTACCAGTAACCAAGGCACTTTCAACAGTATGCAGAGGCTAGGAG TTGGTTCAGCGTCCAGTGCGAGTGCTGCCATGAACACCTTGGCATCTCTGGGCACCCTGCAGGGTCTCACTGGGTCCTCTATGGGCCTCAACCTCAGCGCTCTCACCAACAGCGTCAGTG GTCTGGGGGCCATGAATGGAGGCCTGGGAGCCTCCATGGCCAATGGGTCAGCAGCCAGCTCAATGGACGCTCTGACCCAGGCCTACTCAGGGATGCAGCAGTACACCGCCTCCGCCCTGCCCTCCCTCTACGGCCAGTCTCTCCTGCAGCAGAGCATCGCTGGCGGACAGAAGGAAG TAGGGCCAGAGGGCGCCAACCTGTTCATCTACCACCTTCCCCAGGAATTCGGGGATCAGGATCTTCTGCAGATGTTTATGCCTTTTGGAAATGTGGTCTCTGCCAAAGTCTTCATCGACAAACAGACCAATCTGAGCAAGTGCTTTG GGTTCGTCAGCTATGACAATCCCGTGTCTGCGCAAGCTGCCATCCAGGCCATGAATGGTTTCCAGATCGGCATGAAGAGGCTGAAGGTTCAGCTGAAGCGCTCCAAGAACGACAGCAAACCCTACTGA
- the LOC141766005 gene encoding CUGBP Elav-like family member 2 isoform X5, whose protein sequence is MTSAYNLDFQALTESRLLASGDTINGNGSKMNGSLEQLDQPDPDSIKMFVGQIPRAWSETELKELFEPFGAVHQINILRDRTQNPPQSKGCCFVTFYTRKAALEAQNALHNIKTLSGMHHPIQMKPADSEKTSAVEDRKLFIGMVSKKYGENEIRMMFSSFGQIEECRILRGPDGQSRGCAFVTFATRAMAQNAIKTMHHSQTMEGCSSPLVAKFADTQRDKEQRRLQQQLVQQIQQLNSASTWGNLAGLGTLTPQYLALLQQATSTSNQGTFNSMQRLGAGVNPLQLQNLATLAAAAAAQSSGSPTAASALSNSAALGALGSPVGSASSASAAMNTLASLGTLQGLTGSSMGLNLSALTNSVSGLGAMNGGLGASMANGSAASSMDALTQAYSGMQQYTASALPSLYGQSLLQQSIAGGQKEGPEGANLFIYHLPQEFGDQDLLQMFMPFGNVVSAKVFIDKQTNLSKCFGFVSYDNPVSAQAAIQAMNGFQIGMKRLKVQLKRSKNDSKPY, encoded by the exons caACGGCAACGGCAGCAAGATGAACGGGTCGCTGGAGCAGTTGGACCAGCCGGATCCAGACTCCATCAAGATGTTTGTGGGCCAGATCCCGCGGGCTTGGTCAGAAACAGAACTAAAAGAGCTTTTTGAGCCCTTCGGAGCTGTGCACCAGATCAACATCCTCCGTGATCGCACCCAGAATCCCCCTCAGAGCAAAG gatgctgttttgtaactttttataCAAGAAAAGCTGCACTGGAGGCCCAGAATGCACTGCACAACATAAAGACTTTAAGTGGG ATGCATCATCCTATCCAGATGAAACCCGCTGACAGTGAGAAAACAAGTG CGGTAGAAGACAGAAAACTCTTCATTGGAATGGTTTCAAAGAAATACGGCGAGAACGAGATCAGAATGATGTTCTCGTCTTTCGGACAGATCGAAGAGTGCCGAATTCTCCGGGGACCAGATGGTCAGAGCAGAG GCTGTGCGTTTGTCACATTTGCTACCAGGGCAATGGCACAGAATGCAATCAAAACCATGCATCACTCTCAGACTATGGAG GGCTGTTCCTCACCTCTGGTGGCGAAGTTTgccgacacacagagagataagGAGCAGCGgcgcctgcagcagcagctagtACAACAGATCCAGCAGCTCAACAGCGCCTCCACCTGGGGAAACCTGGCCGGCCTGGGGACCCTCACACCGCAGTACCTGGCA TTGCTGCAGCAGGCCACATCTACCAGTAACCAAGGCACTTTCAACAGTATGCAGAGGCTAGGAG CGGGAGTGAACCCCCTCCAGCTGCAGAACTTGGCCACATTAGCTGCTGCGGCTGCAGCCCAGAGTTCTGGCAGCCCGACCGCCGCCAGCGCCCTGTCAAACAGTGCAGCCCTAGGAGCCCTTGGCAGTCCTG TTGGTTCAGCGTCCAGTGCGAGTGCTGCCATGAACACCTTGGCATCTCTGGGCACCCTGCAGGGTCTCACTGGGTCCTCTATGGGCCTCAACCTCAGCGCTCTCACCAACAGCGTCAGTG GTCTGGGGGCCATGAATGGAGGCCTGGGAGCCTCCATGGCCAATGGGTCAGCAGCCAGCTCAATGGACGCTCTGACCCAGGCCTACTCAGGGATGCAGCAGTACACCGCCTCCGCCCTGCCCTCCCTCTACGGCCAGTCTCTCCTGCAGCAGAGCATCGCTGGCGGACAGAAGGAAG GGCCAGAGGGCGCCAACCTGTTCATCTACCACCTTCCCCAGGAATTCGGGGATCAGGATCTTCTGCAGATGTTTATGCCTTTTGGAAATGTGGTCTCTGCCAAAGTCTTCATCGACAAACAGACCAATCTGAGCAAGTGCTTTG GGTTCGTCAGCTATGACAATCCCGTGTCTGCGCAAGCTGCCATCCAGGCCATGAATGGTTTCCAGATCGGCATGAAGAGGCTGAAGGTTCAGCTGAAGCGCTCCAAGAACGACAGCAAACCCTACTGA
- the LOC141766005 gene encoding CUGBP Elav-like family member 2 isoform X2: MLEHSSELALVQSLYANSMRCPPSAAGISVRNEDLPMSNGNGSKMNGSLEQLDQPDPDSIKMFVGQIPRAWSETELKELFEPFGAVHQINILRDRTQNPPQSKGCCFVTFYTRKAALEAQNALHNIKTLSGMHHPIQMKPADSEKTSAVEDRKLFIGMVSKKYGENEIRMMFSSFGQIEECRILRGPDGQSRGCAFVTFATRAMAQNAIKTMHHSQTMEGCSSPLVAKFADTQRDKEQRRLQQQLVQQIQQLNSASTWGNLAGLGTLTPQYLALLQQATSTSNQGTFNSMQRLGAGVNPLQLQNLATLAAAAAAQSSGSPTAASALSNSAALGALGSPVGSASSASAAMNTLASLGTLQGLTGSSMGLNLSALTNSVSGLGAMNGGLGASMANGSAASSMDALTQAYSGMQQYTASALPSLYGQSLLQQSIAGGQKEGPEGANLFIYHLPQEFGDQDLLQMFMPFGNVVSAKVFIDKQTNLSKCFGFVSYDNPVSAQAAIQAMNGFQIGMKRLKVQLKRSKNDSKPY, from the exons caACGGCAACGGCAGCAAGATGAACGGGTCGCTGGAGCAGTTGGACCAGCCGGATCCAGACTCCATCAAGATGTTTGTGGGCCAGATCCCGCGGGCTTGGTCAGAAACAGAACTAAAAGAGCTTTTTGAGCCCTTCGGAGCTGTGCACCAGATCAACATCCTCCGTGATCGCACCCAGAATCCCCCTCAGAGCAAAG gatgctgttttgtaactttttataCAAGAAAAGCTGCACTGGAGGCCCAGAATGCACTGCACAACATAAAGACTTTAAGTGGG ATGCATCATCCTATCCAGATGAAACCCGCTGACAGTGAGAAAACAAGTG CGGTAGAAGACAGAAAACTCTTCATTGGAATGGTTTCAAAGAAATACGGCGAGAACGAGATCAGAATGATGTTCTCGTCTTTCGGACAGATCGAAGAGTGCCGAATTCTCCGGGGACCAGATGGTCAGAGCAGAG GCTGTGCGTTTGTCACATTTGCTACCAGGGCAATGGCACAGAATGCAATCAAAACCATGCATCACTCTCAGACTATGGAG GGCTGTTCCTCACCTCTGGTGGCGAAGTTTgccgacacacagagagataagGAGCAGCGgcgcctgcagcagcagctagtACAACAGATCCAGCAGCTCAACAGCGCCTCCACCTGGGGAAACCTGGCCGGCCTGGGGACCCTCACACCGCAGTACCTGGCA TTGCTGCAGCAGGCCACATCTACCAGTAACCAAGGCACTTTCAACAGTATGCAGAGGCTAGGAG CGGGAGTGAACCCCCTCCAGCTGCAGAACTTGGCCACATTAGCTGCTGCGGCTGCAGCCCAGAGTTCTGGCAGCCCGACCGCCGCCAGCGCCCTGTCAAACAGTGCAGCCCTAGGAGCCCTTGGCAGTCCTG TTGGTTCAGCGTCCAGTGCGAGTGCTGCCATGAACACCTTGGCATCTCTGGGCACCCTGCAGGGTCTCACTGGGTCCTCTATGGGCCTCAACCTCAGCGCTCTCACCAACAGCGTCAGTG GTCTGGGGGCCATGAATGGAGGCCTGGGAGCCTCCATGGCCAATGGGTCAGCAGCCAGCTCAATGGACGCTCTGACCCAGGCCTACTCAGGGATGCAGCAGTACACCGCCTCCGCCCTGCCCTCCCTCTACGGCCAGTCTCTCCTGCAGCAGAGCATCGCTGGCGGACAGAAGGAAG GGCCAGAGGGCGCCAACCTGTTCATCTACCACCTTCCCCAGGAATTCGGGGATCAGGATCTTCTGCAGATGTTTATGCCTTTTGGAAATGTGGTCTCTGCCAAAGTCTTCATCGACAAACAGACCAATCTGAGCAAGTGCTTTG GGTTCGTCAGCTATGACAATCCCGTGTCTGCGCAAGCTGCCATCCAGGCCATGAATGGTTTCCAGATCGGCATGAAGAGGCTGAAGGTTCAGCTGAAGCGCTCCAAGAACGACAGCAAACCCTACTGA